A region of the Vibrio tubiashii genome:
ATGCTGTTCTCAGCAGCGATAAAGTGGCTCATTGGCCAAGGATTGAAAGCACGAACGCAGCGCTCGATATGTGCAGCTTCGTCATTCCAGTCAATGCGGGCTTCTTCTTTGCTCAGTTTCTTAGCGTAGTTGGCCAGTGCATCGTCTTGCTTCTCTGGTACCGCTTTACCTAGCGCAATATCAGCTAAACATTCAACTAATGCTTGTGGGCCAAGTTCTGCCAGCTTTTCGTACATAGAAGTACTAGTATCGTTAGCTTCAATAGGCAAAGTCGCTACTTTGAGCATATCACCGGTATCTAAGCCGATATCCATTTGCATAATGGTCACGCCTGTTTCCGCATCTCCCGCCCAAATAGAGCGTTGGATCGGCGCAGCACCACGCCAGCGTGGCAGGATTGAACCGTGAACGTTAATGCAGCCTAGTTTTGGCGTATCAAGCACCGCTTGCGGAAGTAGCATGCCGTAAGCCACCACCACCATGATGTCTGCGTTTAAATCTGCCAGCTCTTGTTTGGCTTCATCAGACTTAAAGTTTTCTGGCTGATATACGGGAATATTATGCTCAAGGGCTAATTGCTTTACAGGTGGCGCTGCCAGTTTTTTACCACGACCTGCAGGACGGTCAGGGTTAGTGTATACAGCAATGACATCGTGCTCCGAAGACAACAACGCCGCCAAGTGACGGGCGGCGAAATCCGGAGTACCAGCAAAAACAATTTTCAAAGGTTTGCTCAAGGTACCTTCCTTCTATTTAATTAGCGATTAGGCTTTGCTTGCATTCTTCTCGTTGAAGCGCTTGATCTTAGCTAGCTTGTCTTGAATACGCTTGCGCTTTAAAGGCGAAAGATAGTCAACAAACAGTTTGCCTTCTAAGTGGTCAAGTTCATGCTGAACACAAATAGCTAATAGATCATCAGCTTCAAATGTGTACTCTTCACCATCACGGTTAAGTGCTTTTACCGTCACTTCCGCTGCGCGTGGCACTAATGCACGTGCGCCAGGGACAGACAGACAGCCTTCTTCGATACCATCTTCGCCGCGTTTTTCTAAGATTTCTGGGTTAATCAGAACCATAGGCTCGTCACGTGTTTCAGAAATATCGATAACAACGATACGTTGGTGGAAATCAACCTGGGTTGCTGCCAGACCAATACCTTCTTCGTCGTACATGGTTTCAATCATGTCATCAACGAACTTTTGAATCTCAGGTGTCACTTCTTCTACCGGCTTAGCTACGGTGCGAAGACGATCATCTGGGAATGTTAATACTTGTAATACAGACATATACACTCGAAATGTTGAACTGTGCCGAATCAGGATAAACCTCGTTGGCTCAATTCTAGACATTTTATACCCCAAATGACAGCATCAATGCGCTTTTTGAGCCGCTTCTCTTTGTTGTTAACACTCAGTTTAACAGGGAATGCCGTAAGGATAGGTCGCTGATAGGGAGTCGAAACATGTTACACATTTGGCGAGGTCTGTTTGTTGTCGTGTTGGTGACGATCGTTAATGGTGTTAGTGCTCAAGAAGGGGCTCTATCGATTAACAAACAAGCGCCGAAGACTTATACCGTCGTCAAAGGTGATACCTTGTGGGATATTTCTGCGCTGTATCTCGAAAGCCCGTGGCAGTGGCCGCGCTTATGGCAATTAAATTCGAACATAGTAAACCCGCACCTGATCTTTCCTGGAGATAAACTGACCCTCGTGTGGCGAGAAGGGCAACCAAAACTGATTTTAAAACCTGTGGTCAGTTTGACGCCCGCTATTCACCAACGAGCAAAACACCCGATCCCTGTCATCAAACCGCAGCATGTCCTGCCTTTCATTGAGCACGATCTGTTGTTGGAGGGGGAAGCAATCCATGAAATGAGTCGAGTGATTGGCAATAGCACCGGGAGTCAACTGATGGATTCACAAAACGTCATCTATATCTCGGCTCACCAAGTCGCTCAAGAGTGGGGGATCTATCGTTTAATGCATGAGTTTAAACGAGCAGACAAAAGCGCCAAAGTGATAAGAAAAATAGCTCATGGACAACTTGTTGCCAGTGATGAGCGATACTCCTCGCTGCGTTTGACTAAACAAAGCCATGAAGTAGTGGTAGGCGATATCGCTATGCCAATATTGCCACCTTCAAACTCAACCACTTCGCTAAGCTTAACCCCTGTCTCTGCAGAAGTTGATAAGGTTGAGATTCTCGGAGCGGTAGAAGATACCTATTACGTTGGCAAAGACCAAGCGGTGGTGGTTAATCGTGGCGAGTTAGATGGTGTTAAGCAAGGCAGCGTGTTTGAACTGTTTAACTCGGGCGCTGGTGACGTTACTCATCGTACAAACAACTCATCAATCCCTTTCCCTGATAGGCGTATTGGCCACATGATGGTTGTCCGTCCTTATCAGCATTTTAGTATCGCGATCATTACCGACAGTTCAGAGGCGGTCAGTATCGAGACCAAGGTTCACTCCCCAAGGAGCCGGTAATTTGTGACCAATGAAGAGCTCGCGGCATGGCTGTCGCTCAACTTTACCCCTAGAGTCGGTCCGAAAACCTTTTCTCGTCTGCTCGCAATGGACTCACCAGTAAACATTGTTCAATCTGACCTTCCGGCGCTTTTAGCCCTTGGATTAAACGCACAACAGGCTAACTATCTAAAAAACCGAGCGGCGAAAGAGGTTGAGCAGTGCTTTGAGTGGCAACAACAATCTGCTCAACACAACATTGTCACTAAGCAAGAGAGCAGTTACCCGGCATTACTTGAACAGGCGGTAGGCTCTCCTCCGATTTTATTCGTTCAAGGAGAGGTGAGCGGTTTGTCTGAACCTCAAATTGCGATGGTCGGTAGCCGCAATGCCAGTCCTGAAGGGCTTAATATCGCGCGAAGCTTTGCTCGGGCTTTGGTTGAGCAAGGTCTGACGGTGACAAGTGGTTTGGCCCTTGGCGTGGATGGCTACGCCCATGATGGAGCGTTGCAAGGAGGAGGACGTACACTCGCGGTTCTCGGCAGCGGCCTAGAAACTATTTACCCAACTAGACATCGTGAACTTGCTAGCAGAATCCTTGATAGTGGAGGGGCGCTGGTTTCGGAGTTTCATCCTAAAGCGAAGCCTAAAGCCGATCATTTTCCGCGCCGCAATCGAATTATCAGCGGCCTTTCTATTGGAGTGCTAGTGGTTGAAGCCGCAGAGAAAAGTGGTTCCTTGATTACGGCGCGCTATGCCATAGAGCAAGGGCGTGACGTGTTTGCTATTCCGGGTTCTATCCACGATTCAAATGCACGCGGTTGTAACCTGTTGATTAAGCAAGGTGCGTGTTTGGTGATGAGAGTTCAGGACATAGTTGATGAAATAGAGACGCTTTTACGCTGGTCTAATTCCAGTAAGCCACCGATTCAAAATGAACTTTTCGAGGAAATAGATAGTAAAGAAGAATTGCCATTTCCTCTGCTGTTAGCTAACGTAGGAAGTAAGGCTATACCAGTTGATATTCTTGCAAACAGGACCAATATACCTGTGCAGGACGTCATGATGCAGCTCTTGGAGCTTGAGCTTTCAGGGCATGTTGTTGCAGTTTCCGGTGGCTATATTCGAAAGGGGAGGGGCTAGCTATGATGATGGATATCTTAATGTATCTATTCGAAACCTACATCCATAGCGATGCAGAGTTACAAGTCAATCAAGATGAGCTAGAAGAAGAGCTTCTTCGCGCAGGCTTTCATCAAAAAGACATTTACAAAGCCCTTGTCTGGCTAGAAGAGCTAGCAGCACTGCAGCAAAGTGAAACCCACTCTGCGATCTCAGTGTGTAGCACTTCGAACTCGACTCGTATTTATACAACTAAAGAGTGTGAGCGCTTAAGTCTAGAGTGCCGCGGCTTTTTGACCTTCTTAGAGCAAGTTAACGTCCTCACGACTGAAACTCGTGAGATGGTTATTGACCGCATTATGGGCCTAGAGACGGACGAGTTTGAGCTTGATGATCTGAAATGGATTGTGCTTATGGTGCTATTTAATGTACCAGGCAATGAGAATGCATACACACTTATGGAAGAGCTGCTGTATACCAAAGAACAAGGTATCCTTCACTAACCTTTCTGAGTTGATATGAGCAATAAAATTGATCATCAGCTGTTTTCAGCCCATGAACATGCACTAGAGCACCAAGCTTGCCCTAAATGCCAAAGTGAACAGCGCGAAGGTGAACTTCACCTTCGCCATGGTAAGCATGGTCCTTTCTTGGGTTGCGATCAGTACCCTGTGTGTGACTTCATTAAACCTTTGCATCAGAACGACGGTCACATCGTTAAAGAGCTCGGTGTTGCTTGCCCTGAATGTGGCAACGAGCTGGTTCTTCGTCAGGGGCGCTATGGGATGTTTATTGGCTGTAGTCATTACCCGCAGTGCAATCACATCGAGTCTTTAGATCAACCTAAGCAAGAACAGCAGCAGCCGGAACACCATACTTGTCCAGAATGCAATAAAGGCCAGTTAGTGGAGCGTAAAACTCGTTTTGGTAAGGTTTTCTATGCTTGTGACAACTATCCGAAATGCAAGTTTGCTGTCAATCAGCCGCCGATTTCAGGTCAGTGTGAGAAATGTGGTTTTCCACTGTTAGTTGAGAAGAAACTCGCCAGTGGAGTCAAAAGGCAGTGCGCTGACCGAAAGTGTCACCACACACAGTCTGAATAATAAAAAACGGCGCATCAAGCGCCGTTTTTGCTATCTATAAACTGAGTTATTGGGCGAAGTTTGCTGAAAACTCATGAACAGCAGGAAATGCTTGCTCATCTAACAGATCGGCAAGTGCACACAGTTTACGCTGCAGTTCACCGCTGTAATCACCACACACATTAATGTGACCCATCTTGCGGCCTGTACGTTTCTCTTTGCCATACCAATGAATGTGTACCCCATCCATAGCGAGTAATTCGCTCGGTAAGGTATCTTCACCCAAGATATTAATCATTGAAGTTTCACGAATCAGTTTAGTGCTGCCTAGTGGTAAGCCGCATACTGCTCTTAAGTGATTTTCAAACTGACAAGTTTCTGCGCCTTGTTGAGTCCAGTGTCCAGAGTTATGCACGCGTGGGGCAATCTCATTGACCAGCAAGGTGCCGTCGACATCGAAAAACTCAAGGGCTAATACACCAACGTAATCGAGCTTATTTGCAACAGCGGTAAACATCTGTTTTGCTTGTTGTTGCAGTTCAGTATCTGCGATGGCAGTAGACAGAGTCAGCACGCCGTTTGTGTGAACATTTTCAGCTAATGGATAAACGGCAACGCTACCATCTTCGCTGCGTGCACCAACTAGGGAAACTTCACGGTTAAATGGCACGAACTCTTCAGCTACGATCGCTTGAGTCTCAGATGCAGCAATGCACTCGGCCATTTCTGTCCAAATAGTCTCGATTTGAGCCGGATCTTTTAAACGCCACTGACCTTTACCATCGTATCCACCAAGCGCACTTTTTAGCACCATAGGGATGCCAACGTGTGCAATGGCTTGGTCAAAGTCTTCACGTGTATTGATGACAAAGTACTTTGCATTGCGTACATCTGCGTCATCAAGCAATTGCTTCTCGATACGGCGATCGCCGCCTGCTTTTATCGCCTCAGTCGAAGGTAAGAATTTTCCACTTTGCTCGCAGATTGCCAGAATATCGTGAGGGATATGCTCAAACTCAGCGGTGATAACATCAGCATGAGCGATGGCGTTTTCAAGTCCGTGACCAATCACAGTCTGCGTGAGTGGATGAACGATATTTTTACTGCCAACGTCATACGCTGAGATATCAATATTAAGCGGCGCGCCAGCCAGCGACATCATGCGAGCTAATTGACCAGCACCTAGCACTAAAACATGCATGACTTAGTCCTCTGCAGGATTTGGGTTCGCTAAAACCGTTTCTGTCTGTTCAGCGCGGAAAGCTTCAACTTTCGCCATTACAGCTTCATCATGTGTACCAAGAATTTGCGCAGCGAGAATACCTGCATTTGCCGCACCCGCTTCGCCGATAGCCAAAGTACCGACAGCAATACCTTTTGGCATTTGCACGATGGAGTATAGAGAGTCTAGACCACTAAGTGCGCGGGACTGAACTGGAACACCTAGAACTGGCAGTGAAGTGAAGGCTGCCGCCATGCCTGGTAAGTGCGCAGCACCGCCTGCACCAGCAATGATTACTTTCAGGCCACGCTCTTTAGCGCTGTTTGCATAGTCTGCAAGAAGTTGAGGGGTACGGTGCGCAGAAACTACTTTAGTTTCGTACTCAACCCCGAATCTGTCTAGCATTTCAGCTGCTAGTTTCATGGTTGGCCAATCTGATTTAGAACCCATGATGATACCGACTTTCATCTCAAACTCCTTCAAAGCTGCATAGAATTGGTGAGCAAACATTTTGAGCGCATTATACGGAGATTTTATACTTAAGCAAACGTTTGCGTCATAGTGAAATACTTAGCTTGGGAATTTATTAATAAATAGCTTTAGT
Encoded here:
- the fmt gene encoding methionyl-tRNA formyltransferase — translated: MSKPLKIVFAGTPDFAARHLAALLSSEHDVIAVYTNPDRPAGRGKKLAAPPVKQLALEHNIPVYQPENFKSDEAKQELADLNADIMVVVAYGMLLPQAVLDTPKLGCINVHGSILPRWRGAAPIQRSIWAGDAETGVTIMQMDIGLDTGDMLKVATLPIEANDTSTSMYEKLAELGPQALVECLADIALGKAVPEKQDDALANYAKKLSKEEARIDWNDEAAHIERCVRAFNPWPMSHFIAAENSIKVWQSRVDEQSTTQPAGTILQADKSGIYIATGNGVLVLEQLQVPGKKAMSVQDILNSRASWFEVGTQLV
- the def gene encoding peptide deformylase; translated protein: MSVLQVLTFPDDRLRTVAKPVEEVTPEIQKFVDDMIETMYDEEGIGLAATQVDFHQRIVVIDISETRDEPMVLINPEILEKRGEDGIEEGCLSVPGARALVPRAAEVTVKALNRDGEEYTFEADDLLAICVQHELDHLEGKLFVDYLSPLKRKRIQDKLAKIKRFNEKNASKA
- a CDS encoding LysM peptidoglycan-binding domain-containing protein; translation: MLHIWRGLFVVVLVTIVNGVSAQEGALSINKQAPKTYTVVKGDTLWDISALYLESPWQWPRLWQLNSNIVNPHLIFPGDKLTLVWREGQPKLILKPVVSLTPAIHQRAKHPIPVIKPQHVLPFIEHDLLLEGEAIHEMSRVIGNSTGSQLMDSQNVIYISAHQVAQEWGIYRLMHEFKRADKSAKVIRKIAHGQLVASDERYSSLRLTKQSHEVVVGDIAMPILPPSNSTTSLSLTPVSAEVDKVEILGAVEDTYYVGKDQAVVVNRGELDGVKQGSVFELFNSGAGDVTHRTNNSSIPFPDRRIGHMMVVRPYQHFSIAIITDSSEAVSIETKVHSPRSR
- the dprA gene encoding DNA-processing protein DprA → MTNEELAAWLSLNFTPRVGPKTFSRLLAMDSPVNIVQSDLPALLALGLNAQQANYLKNRAAKEVEQCFEWQQQSAQHNIVTKQESSYPALLEQAVGSPPILFVQGEVSGLSEPQIAMVGSRNASPEGLNIARSFARALVEQGLTVTSGLALGVDGYAHDGALQGGGRTLAVLGSGLETIYPTRHRELASRILDSGGALVSEFHPKAKPKADHFPRRNRIISGLSIGVLVVEAAEKSGSLITARYAIEQGRDVFAIPGSIHDSNARGCNLLIKQGACLVMRVQDIVDEIETLLRWSNSSKPPIQNELFEEIDSKEELPFPLLLANVGSKAIPVDILANRTNIPVQDVMMQLLELELSGHVVAVSGGYIRKGRG
- a CDS encoding DUF494 family protein, with protein sequence MMMDILMYLFETYIHSDAELQVNQDELEEELLRAGFHQKDIYKALVWLEELAALQQSETHSAISVCSTSNSTRIYTTKECERLSLECRGFLTFLEQVNVLTTETREMVIDRIMGLETDEFELDDLKWIVLMVLFNVPGNENAYTLMEELLYTKEQGILH
- a CDS encoding DNA topoisomerase family protein: MSNKIDHQLFSAHEHALEHQACPKCQSEQREGELHLRHGKHGPFLGCDQYPVCDFIKPLHQNDGHIVKELGVACPECGNELVLRQGRYGMFIGCSHYPQCNHIESLDQPKQEQQQPEHHTCPECNKGQLVERKTRFGKVFYACDNYPKCKFAVNQPPISGQCEKCGFPLLVEKKLASGVKRQCADRKCHHTQSE
- a CDS encoding 5-(carboxyamino)imidazole ribonucleotide synthase, with translation MHVLVLGAGQLARMMSLAGAPLNIDISAYDVGSKNIVHPLTQTVIGHGLENAIAHADVITAEFEHIPHDILAICEQSGKFLPSTEAIKAGGDRRIEKQLLDDADVRNAKYFVINTREDFDQAIAHVGIPMVLKSALGGYDGKGQWRLKDPAQIETIWTEMAECIAASETQAIVAEEFVPFNREVSLVGARSEDGSVAVYPLAENVHTNGVLTLSTAIADTELQQQAKQMFTAVANKLDYVGVLALEFFDVDGTLLVNEIAPRVHNSGHWTQQGAETCQFENHLRAVCGLPLGSTKLIRETSMINILGEDTLPSELLAMDGVHIHWYGKEKRTGRKMGHINVCGDYSGELQRKLCALADLLDEQAFPAVHEFSANFAQ
- the purE gene encoding 5-(carboxyamino)imidazole ribonucleotide mutase, encoding MKVGIIMGSKSDWPTMKLAAEMLDRFGVEYETKVVSAHRTPQLLADYANSAKERGLKVIIAGAGGAAHLPGMAAAFTSLPVLGVPVQSRALSGLDSLYSIVQMPKGIAVGTLAIGEAGAANAGILAAQILGTHDEAVMAKVEAFRAEQTETVLANPNPAED